One part of the Olleya sp. YS genome encodes these proteins:
- a CDS encoding porin family protein, translating into MKKTILLFTLLLASFYGFSQDAMYGVRAGYTISNLDFEPMVPSGVENAHRNGFFIGFFGEYGLSKSISFAPEIQFSAEGAKEENLRINYIQMPLFFKFKISDSFSLGLGPVASIKGHSYNDGFKNFGFSGLGGLEYMISDEFFIDFRYSYGLTSVLDDNTANLEAKNTNMQIGLGVKF; encoded by the coding sequence ATGAAAAAAACTATTTTACTATTTACCCTGTTATTAGCGTCTTTTTACGGATTTTCTCAAGATGCTATGTATGGTGTCAGAGCAGGTTATACAATATCAAACTTAGATTTTGAACCAATGGTTCCATCAGGTGTTGAAAATGCACATAGAAATGGTTTTTTTATAGGTTTTTTCGGTGAATATGGTTTATCTAAATCTATATCGTTTGCACCAGAAATTCAGTTTTCTGCAGAAGGTGCAAAAGAAGAAAACCTAAGAATTAACTATATCCAAATGCCATTATTTTTTAAATTTAAAATTAGTGATAGTTTTAGCTTAGGGTTAGGACCAGTAGCAAGTATAAAGGGACATTCTTACAACGATGGTTTTAAAAACTTTGGTTTTTCTGGTTTAGGTGGACTAGAATACATGATTTCTGACGAATTTTTTATTGACTTTAGATACTCTTATGGACTAACTAGTGTATTAGATGATAATACTGCTAACTTAGAAGCAAAAAACACAAATATGCAAATTGGATTGGGTGTTAAATTCTAA
- a CDS encoding rod shape-determining protein: MLKIQKYAAIDIGSNAVRLLISNIVEEKGKPTRFKKSSLVRVPIRLGADVFISEVISENNTKRMLDTMLAFKLLMQSHGVVKYKACATSAMREANNGKEVAKQIKKKTGLQIDIIEGEEEAAIIAATDLNTFIDANKTYLYVDVGGGSTEFSVISNSEKVSSKSFKIGTVRLLNDMVKKEAWLDLEHWIKTETSKYDKIDVLGSGGNINKIFKVSGKALGKPLSYFYLTTYYNMLQTYSYEERISILDLNQDRADVIIPATRIYLSAMKWSGAKDIYVPKIGLADGIIKSMYNETVSSHTKLK; encoded by the coding sequence ATGCTTAAGATTCAAAAATATGCAGCTATAGATATAGGGTCCAATGCAGTTAGATTGCTTATTTCTAATATTGTAGAAGAAAAGGGAAAACCAACACGTTTTAAAAAAAGCTCGTTGGTTAGGGTGCCTATTCGTCTTGGAGCAGATGTATTTATTTCTGAAGTCATTTCAGAAAACAATACTAAACGAATGTTAGATACCATGTTGGCTTTTAAATTATTGATGCAATCTCATGGTGTAGTTAAATATAAGGCGTGTGCAACTTCCGCAATGCGTGAAGCAAATAATGGAAAAGAAGTTGCAAAACAAATAAAGAAAAAAACAGGTTTGCAAATCGATATCATTGAAGGCGAAGAAGAAGCTGCTATTATTGCTGCTACCGATTTAAATACGTTTATAGATGCTAACAAAACGTACTTATACGTAGATGTTGGAGGTGGTAGTACAGAATTTTCTGTAATCTCTAATAGTGAAAAGGTGTCGTCTAAATCATTTAAAATTGGTACTGTACGATTGTTAAATGATATGGTTAAAAAAGAGGCTTGGTTAGATTTAGAACACTGGATTAAAACAGAAACTTCAAAGTATGATAAAATCGATGTTTTAGGTTCTGGTGGTAACATCAACAAAATATTTAAAGTATCAGGAAAAGCCTTAGGTAAACCACTATCGTACTTTTATTTAACAACGTACTACAATATGCTGCAAACCTACTCCTACGAAGAGCGTATCTCTATTTTAGACTTAAATCAAGATAGAGCAGATGTTATTATACCTGCAACCAGAATATACCTCTCAGCTATGAAGTGGTCTGGCGCAAAAGATATCTATGTTCCTAAAATTGGACTTGCAGATGGTATAATAAAAAGCATGTATAACGAAACGGTTTCAAGCCATACAAAGTTAAAATAG
- the ppk1 gene encoding polyphosphate kinase 1 has translation MTNHIIDNKYINRELSWLQFNHRVLQEAADETVPLIERLRFLGIYSNNLDEFFKVRYATVQRINFAGKEGKSQLGGIKASKLLDIITNTVIKHQTESLKILSHIQKQLESENIFFLRENKVSKSQLAFLKRYFLEKVSPALVTIILNTDLKLPNLKDDAAYLAVNMQMKDETNQYALIEISKNMDRFIVLPKEDDKNNVIMLDDLLRLFLDDIFNIFEYSKITAHMIKITKDAELDLDSDLTKSFMEKISDSVKEREDAEPVRFVYDKTIDKSTLKFLMEKLNIDNTDSIIPGGRYHNRRDYMGFPSLGRTDLLYDKIEPLEVKGLSLEGSIFEAIAKKDYLQYAPYHTFAYVVKFLREAALDPKVKTIKITIYRLAQISQVASSLINAAKNGKKVIVSMEIQARFDEQANITYAEQMQREGVQLIFGVQGLKVHSKMCVIEREEGKKLKRYGFISTGNFNESTAKIYTDYTLFTANSKILKDINKVFNFFEVNYKIYRYKHIITSPHYTKNKFYQLIDQEIQNKKEGKPAYMKLKMNSLTSYQMIDKLYEASQAGVKIDMVVRGICCLVPGVKGVSDNIEVVSIVDKFLEHTRLYIFCNNNNPKVFISSADWMTRNIQNRVEVTCPIYDDAIKEELIDTFDICWKDNFKARLLNKAQNNTYKRNDKPKFRSQFEAYNYLKNKLDA, from the coding sequence ATGACTAATCATATAATAGACAATAAATATATTAACAGAGAACTTAGTTGGTTACAATTTAATCATCGTGTCCTTCAAGAAGCTGCAGATGAGACTGTTCCGTTAATTGAGCGACTTCGCTTTTTAGGAATTTATTCGAATAATCTAGATGAGTTTTTTAAAGTACGATATGCTACTGTGCAACGTATAAATTTTGCAGGTAAAGAAGGAAAAAGTCAACTAGGTGGTATTAAAGCTTCAAAATTACTAGATATTATTACCAACACAGTAATAAAACATCAAACAGAAAGTTTGAAAATTTTAAGTCATATTCAAAAGCAATTAGAGTCAGAAAACATATTTTTTCTAAGAGAAAATAAAGTATCTAAATCACAGTTGGCCTTTCTAAAACGATATTTTTTAGAAAAAGTTAGTCCTGCATTAGTGACCATAATTTTAAATACAGATTTAAAACTTCCAAACCTTAAAGATGACGCTGCTTATTTGGCTGTAAATATGCAGATGAAAGATGAAACGAATCAATATGCTTTGATTGAAATTTCTAAAAACATGGATCGTTTTATTGTATTACCCAAAGAGGATGACAAAAATAACGTTATCATGTTAGATGACTTATTACGTCTATTTTTGGATGATATCTTCAACATTTTTGAATACTCAAAAATTACAGCCCATATGATTAAAATCACTAAAGATGCAGAGTTAGATTTAGATAGTGATTTAACCAAAAGTTTTATGGAAAAAATCAGTGACAGTGTAAAAGAGCGTGAAGATGCTGAGCCTGTAAGATTTGTCTATGACAAAACAATTGATAAGTCTACGTTAAAGTTTTTAATGGAGAAACTTAATATAGATAATACAGATAGTATTATTCCTGGTGGACGATATCATAATCGTAGAGATTACATGGGCTTTCCTAGCTTAGGAAGAACCGATTTATTGTACGACAAAATAGAACCTTTAGAAGTTAAAGGACTATCATTAGAAGGTAGTATTTTTGAAGCAATAGCTAAAAAAGATTACCTGCAATATGCACCTTATCACACTTTTGCTTATGTGGTTAAGTTTTTGCGTGAAGCTGCTTTAGATCCTAAAGTAAAAACTATCAAAATAACTATTTATAGGTTAGCTCAAATTTCTCAAGTGGCTAGTTCTTTAATAAATGCTGCTAAAAATGGTAAAAAGGTAATTGTGTCAATGGAGATTCAAGCGCGTTTTGACGAACAAGCAAATATTACATATGCCGAACAAATGCAACGTGAAGGTGTACAGCTAATATTTGGAGTTCAAGGACTAAAGGTACATAGTAAAATGTGTGTTATAGAGCGTGAAGAAGGAAAAAAACTAAAACGATATGGTTTTATTAGCACAGGTAATTTTAACGAATCTACTGCTAAAATCTATACAGATTACACACTGTTTACTGCTAATTCTAAAATTTTAAAAGACATTAATAAAGTCTTTAATTTTTTTGAAGTTAATTATAAAATATACAGGTACAAGCATATTATTACTTCTCCTCATTATACTAAAAACAAGTTTTATCAGCTTATAGATCAGGAAATTCAGAATAAAAAAGAAGGTAAACCTGCCTATATGAAACTTAAAATGAATAGCTTAACTAGCTACCAAATGATTGATAAATTGTACGAAGCTAGTCAAGCAGGTGTGAAAATAGATATGGTAGTCAGAGGTATCTGCTGTTTGGTTCCAGGTGTAAAAGGCGTTAGTGATAATATAGAAGTCGTTAGTATTGTAGATAAATTTTTAGAACACACCAGACTATATATTTTCTGTAACAATAATAATCCAAAAGTTTTTATTTCATCTGCAGATTGGATGACTAGAAATATACAAAATAGAGTAGAAGTTACTTGTCCAATTTACGATGACGCTATAAAGGAAGAGCTAATAGACACTTTTGATATTTGCTGGAAAGATAATTTTAAAGCAAGATTATTAAATAAAGCTCAAAACAATACCTATAAACGAAACGATAAGCCAAAATTTAGATCACAATTTGAAGCCTATAATTATTTAAAAAATAAATTAGATGCTTAA
- a CDS encoding histidine phosphatase family protein, translating into MSKIIQFVRHGKSSWEFDVPDHDRPLKNRGVNDAKLVCNHLEANFLYPDAIYSSTANRAKSTAKLFVDNLKLNSTQFELKKQLYDFSGEAVLKIIKSCDDSISILMIFGHNYALTNLCNSLGNISIDNVTTSGFVQIEFETDSWKNIKNGTTTKIVFPKHLK; encoded by the coding sequence ATGAGTAAAATAATTCAGTTTGTAAGACATGGTAAATCTTCATGGGAATTTGATGTTCCAGACCATGATAGACCACTAAAAAATAGAGGTGTAAATGATGCTAAATTAGTATGTAATCATTTAGAAGCTAATTTTTTATATCCAGATGCTATTTATAGTAGCACTGCTAATAGGGCAAAATCTACAGCTAAGTTGTTCGTCGATAATTTAAAGTTAAATTCGACCCAATTCGAGCTAAAAAAGCAGCTTTATGATTTTTCTGGAGAGGCTGTTCTTAAAATTATTAAGTCTTGTGACGATTCAATAAGCATTTTAATGATTTTTGGACATAATTATGCACTAACTAATTTATGTAATTCTCTTGGAAATATTAGTATTGACAATGTAACAACATCTGGATTTGTACAAATAGAATTTGAAACCGATAGCTGGAAAAATATTAAAAATGGAACGACAACTAAAATTGTCTTTCCAAAACATTTAAAATAG